Proteins encoded by one window of Microbacterium testaceum:
- a CDS encoding aspartate-semialdehyde dehydrogenase, with protein sequence MTRISDSGISLAVVGATGQVGTVMLEILAERSFPIRELRLFATARSAGTSIDFGGHSVVVEDVATADPAGVEVALFSAGATGSRAHAPRFAEAGALVIDNSSAWRMDPEVPLVVSEVNPHAIDEAVKGIVANPNCTTMAAMPVLKVLDTEAGLERLIVSTYQAVSGSGLAGAQELLGQVEGVLAQGEVERLVRDGSALDFPTPEKYVAPIAFDVIPFAGNLVDDGLNETDEEKKLRNESRKILELPELRVAGTCVRVPVFTGHSLSINAEFARDLSPERARELLADAPGVRLEEVPTPLQAAGTDPSYVGRIRADQSAPEGKGLALFISNDNLRKGAALNAVQIAEIVAQKRLANA encoded by the coding sequence ATGACCCGCATCTCCGATTCCGGAATCTCCCTCGCAGTCGTCGGCGCCACCGGCCAGGTCGGCACCGTCATGCTCGAGATCCTCGCCGAGCGTTCGTTCCCCATTCGCGAGCTGCGTCTGTTCGCCACCGCTCGCTCCGCCGGCACCTCGATCGATTTCGGTGGCCACTCCGTCGTCGTCGAAGACGTCGCCACGGCCGACCCGGCAGGGGTCGAGGTCGCGCTCTTCTCCGCCGGCGCCACCGGTTCGCGCGCCCACGCCCCCCGCTTCGCCGAGGCGGGCGCGCTCGTCATCGACAACTCCAGCGCCTGGCGCATGGACCCCGAGGTGCCCCTGGTCGTCAGCGAGGTCAACCCGCACGCGATCGACGAGGCCGTCAAGGGCATCGTCGCCAACCCCAACTGCACGACCATGGCCGCCATGCCGGTGCTGAAAGTCCTCGACACCGAGGCGGGCCTCGAGCGCCTGATCGTCAGCACGTACCAGGCCGTCTCGGGCTCCGGTCTCGCCGGCGCCCAGGAGCTGCTCGGTCAGGTCGAGGGCGTCCTCGCCCAGGGAGAGGTCGAGCGTCTGGTCCGCGATGGTTCGGCCCTCGACTTCCCGACCCCCGAGAAGTACGTGGCCCCCATCGCCTTCGACGTCATCCCGTTCGCCGGCAATCTCGTCGACGACGGCCTCAACGAGACCGACGAAGAGAAGAAGCTGCGCAACGAGAGCCGCAAGATCCTCGAGCTGCCCGAGCTTCGCGTCGCCGGCACGTGCGTGCGCGTCCCCGTCTTCACGGGCCACTCGCTGAGCATCAACGCCGAGTTCGCCCGCGACCTCTCGCCCGAGCGTGCGCGCGAGCTCCTCGCCGACGCCCCCGGCGTGCGCTTGGAAGAGGTGCCGACGCCTCTGCAGGCCGCGGGCACCGACCCCAGCTACGTCGGCCGCATCCGCGCCGACCAGTCTGCTCCCGAGGGTAAGGGCCTCGCGCTCTTCATCAGCAACGACAATCTCCGCAAGGGTGCCGCGCTCAACGCCGTGCAGATCGCCGAGATCGTCGCGCAGAAGCGGCTCGCCAACGCCTGA
- a CDS encoding malate:quinone oxidoreductase has product MTENVDVLLIGGGIMSATLGTLLKDLQPDLKIAVLERLSDVAQESSNAWNNAGTGHAALCELNYTPEGKDGSIDPAKAVTINEQFQQSRQLWASLVAEGVLDEPSTFINATPHMTFVRGEKDVAFLRKRYEVLKQQPLFAGIEYSEDSRVINQWAPLLMQKRRKGEPFAATRVPAGTDVDFGSLTRQLFANLREKGVEVATNHDVKKLKKKKDGTWEVSYRHVIGGTPGSINAKFVFVGAGGWALKLLQRSGIPEIKGYGVFPIGGQWLKTSNPDIVSKHRAKVYSQASVGAPPMSVPHLDTRVIDGESSLLFGPFATFSPKFLKNGSMLDIVTQVRPHNIGPMLKVAVDNPSLIKYLVSELLKTHSKKVDSLRDFMPTAKDADWELLDAGQRAQVMKRDKDKGGVLQFGTEVVTSADHTIAGLLGASPGASTAVSIMLGLIKTCFPERMPAWEPRLRDLIPSYGETLNTNPDAARRELDATAHALAINP; this is encoded by the coding sequence GTGACTGAAAACGTCGACGTTCTCCTCATCGGTGGCGGCATCATGTCCGCCACTCTCGGAACTCTGCTGAAAGACCTCCAGCCCGATCTCAAGATCGCCGTGCTCGAGCGTCTGAGCGACGTCGCGCAAGAGAGCTCGAACGCGTGGAACAACGCGGGCACGGGGCACGCGGCCTTGTGCGAGCTGAACTACACGCCCGAGGGCAAGGACGGCTCGATCGATCCCGCCAAGGCGGTCACGATCAACGAGCAGTTCCAGCAGAGCCGTCAGCTGTGGGCCTCGCTCGTGGCCGAGGGCGTGCTCGACGAGCCCTCGACGTTCATCAACGCCACGCCGCACATGACCTTCGTCCGCGGCGAGAAAGACGTCGCCTTCCTTCGCAAGCGTTACGAGGTGCTCAAGCAGCAGCCGCTGTTCGCCGGCATCGAGTACAGCGAGGATTCGCGCGTCATCAACCAGTGGGCCCCGCTGCTCATGCAGAAGCGCCGTAAGGGCGAGCCCTTCGCGGCCACCCGCGTGCCCGCCGGCACCGATGTCGACTTCGGCTCGCTCACCCGTCAGCTGTTCGCGAACCTCCGCGAGAAGGGCGTCGAGGTCGCCACGAACCACGACGTCAAGAAGCTCAAGAAGAAGAAGGACGGCACGTGGGAGGTCTCGTACCGCCACGTGATCGGGGGAACGCCCGGCTCGATCAACGCGAAGTTCGTCTTCGTCGGTGCGGGCGGCTGGGCTCTCAAGCTCCTTCAGCGCTCCGGCATCCCTGAGATCAAGGGGTACGGCGTCTTCCCGATCGGCGGGCAGTGGCTCAAGACCTCGAACCCCGACATCGTCTCGAAGCACCGCGCGAAGGTGTACTCGCAGGCCTCGGTGGGGGCGCCCCCCATGTCGGTGCCGCACCTCGACACGCGCGTGATCGACGGGGAGTCGTCGCTGCTGTTCGGCCCGTTCGCGACGTTCAGCCCTAAGTTCCTCAAGAACGGCTCGATGCTCGACATCGTCACCCAGGTGCGCCCGCACAACATCGGCCCGATGCTGAAGGTCGCCGTCGACAACCCGAGCCTGATCAAGTACCTCGTCAGCGAGCTGTTGAAGACCCACTCCAAGAAGGTCGACAGCCTGCGCGACTTCATGCCGACCGCCAAGGACGCGGACTGGGAACTGCTCGACGCCGGTCAGCGCGCGCAGGTCATGAAGCGCGATAAGGACAAGGGCGGCGTGCTGCAGTTCGGCACCGAGGTGGTCACCTCGGCCGACCACACCATCGCCGGTCTCCTCGGCGCCTCGCCGGGAGCTTCGACCGCCGTCTCGATCATGCTCGGCTTGATCAAGACCTGCTTCCCCGAGCGCATGCCCGCCTGGGAGCCGCGCCTGCGCGACCTCATCCCCAGCTACGGCGAGACGCTGAACACGAATCCCGACGCGGCCCGCAGAGAGCTGGATGCCACGGCCCACGCGCTCGCGATCAACCCCTGA
- a CDS encoding thymidine kinase — MAKLYFRYGAMNSGKSTALLQAAYNYEERGQRVLLAKPEIDTKGADQIDSRLGVKRPVDFLVAPGDDLREVFHSAAGHAPVACLLVDEAQFFTPTQVDDLLRIAVRDGIPVLAYGIRTDFRTEAFPGSARLMEVAHSLEELKTICRCGRKAIFNARLVGGRFVFDGDQVAIDEGQIEGEVTYESMCAACYLRESGGRLDGR, encoded by the coding sequence GTGGCGAAGCTGTACTTCCGCTATGGAGCGATGAACTCGGGCAAGTCCACGGCCCTGCTGCAGGCGGCGTACAACTACGAGGAGCGCGGACAGCGGGTTCTGCTGGCCAAGCCCGAGATCGACACCAAGGGCGCCGACCAGATCGACAGTCGGCTGGGCGTGAAGCGTCCGGTCGACTTCCTCGTCGCCCCCGGCGATGATCTGCGCGAGGTGTTCCACAGCGCGGCGGGGCACGCGCCGGTGGCCTGCCTGCTCGTCGACGAGGCGCAGTTCTTCACCCCGACCCAGGTCGACGACCTGTTGCGGATCGCGGTGCGCGACGGCATTCCCGTTCTCGCCTACGGGATCCGCACCGACTTCCGCACCGAGGCTTTTCCGGGATCGGCGCGCCTGATGGAGGTGGCCCACAGCCTCGAAGAGCTCAAGACGATCTGCCGCTGCGGACGCAAGGCGATCTTCAACGCGCGCCTGGTCGGCGGTCGGTTCGTCTTCGATGGTGACCAGGTCGCGATCGACGAGGGGCAGATCGAGGGCGAAGTCACCTACGAGTCGATGTGCGCCGCGTGCTATCTGCGCGAATCCGGCGGCCGGCTCGACGGGCGCTGA
- the galE gene encoding UDP-glucose 4-epimerase GalE — protein MRVLLAGGAGYIGTHTAVALLEAGHDVVLLDDLSGTHAVAAERVEKITGASAPLIVGDAADEAVVASAFDEHGPIDAIIHLAAFKAVGESTQKPLEYYSNNLDTTFALLRVGIARGIRSFVFSSTGTVYSDPADLPFTEESTTSIDLSNAYSKSKRMNEVVLADVARVNPELNVTVLRYFNPVGAHPSGLIGEDPAGIPNNLMPFVSRVAIGTLDEIGVFGADYDTPDGTGLRDYIHVVDLAEGHVAALEQAQPGHQVFNLGTGRPVSVLELVASFEKAVGRELPKKILDRRPGDVAATYCDPSKAAEVLGWRTRLGIDDACRDYWNWQTTNPAGYRTTADA, from the coding sequence ATGCGCGTACTCCTGGCCGGCGGAGCCGGTTACATCGGAACTCACACGGCCGTGGCTCTTCTCGAAGCCGGGCACGATGTCGTCCTCCTCGACGACCTGTCGGGAACGCACGCCGTCGCCGCCGAGCGGGTCGAGAAGATCACCGGCGCGTCCGCGCCCCTCATCGTGGGCGATGCGGCCGATGAGGCCGTCGTGGCCTCCGCCTTCGACGAGCACGGTCCGATCGACGCGATCATCCACCTGGCGGCGTTCAAGGCCGTCGGCGAATCGACGCAGAAGCCGCTGGAGTACTACTCCAACAACCTCGACACGACCTTCGCGCTGCTGCGGGTGGGCATCGCCCGCGGCATCCGGAGCTTCGTCTTCTCGAGCACCGGCACGGTGTACTCCGACCCGGCCGACCTCCCCTTCACCGAGGAGTCGACGACGAGCATCGACCTCTCCAACGCCTACAGCAAGTCGAAGCGCATGAACGAGGTCGTGCTCGCCGACGTCGCCCGCGTGAACCCCGAGCTGAACGTCACCGTGCTGCGCTACTTCAACCCCGTCGGCGCGCACCCCTCGGGTCTGATCGGCGAAGACCCCGCCGGCATCCCGAACAACCTCATGCCCTTCGTCTCGCGCGTCGCGATCGGCACGCTGGACGAGATCGGGGTCTTCGGGGCGGACTACGACACCCCCGACGGGACCGGCCTGCGCGACTACATCCACGTGGTCGACCTCGCCGAGGGGCACGTCGCCGCCCTCGAGCAGGCGCAGCCCGGGCACCAGGTGTTCAACCTCGGCACCGGTCGCCCCGTGAGCGTGCTCGAACTGGTCGCGTCGTTCGAGAAGGCCGTCGGGCGCGAACTGCCCAAGAAGATCCTCGACCGTCGCCCCGGCGACGTCGCCGCCACGTACTGCGATCCCTCGAAGGCCGCCGAGGTCCTGGGGTGGCGCACGCGGCTCGGCATCGACGACGCGTGCCGCGATTACTGGAACTGGCAGACGACGAACCCGGCGGGATACCGCACGACCGCCGACGCCTGA
- a CDS encoding FadR/GntR family transcriptional regulator yields MPNSVPRAWQVVLERIESDLRDGRLAPGDRLTPERELATQLGVGRSSVREAVRVLEVLGVVRTATGSGPTAGAMIVTTPRGGLAAFLRLQVAANGFPLTDVVRTRIVLECDVAERLAQDDVDLAEVVGILDAMDADDLAPDEFLALDARFHQALSEASGNAVISAMMAGLRSSIEAYTRAGAARLDAWPVVADRLRSEHRHIVAAMSAGDVAAAREAVRAHITDYYTEVARALSPADAAEPAVADAARAALRSVPSA; encoded by the coding sequence ATGCCGAACTCCGTCCCCCGCGCCTGGCAGGTGGTCCTCGAGCGCATCGAGAGCGACCTGCGCGACGGGCGACTGGCCCCCGGCGACCGGTTGACCCCGGAACGCGAACTCGCCACGCAGCTCGGAGTGGGCCGCTCGAGCGTCCGCGAAGCGGTGCGGGTGCTCGAGGTGCTCGGGGTCGTCCGCACGGCGACCGGCTCCGGCCCCACCGCCGGCGCGATGATCGTCACGACTCCGCGGGGCGGCCTCGCCGCCTTTCTCCGCCTCCAGGTGGCGGCGAACGGCTTCCCCCTGACCGACGTCGTGCGTACGCGCATCGTGCTCGAGTGCGATGTCGCCGAGCGGTTGGCCCAGGATGACGTCGACCTCGCCGAGGTGGTCGGCATCCTGGATGCGATGGATGCCGACGACCTCGCGCCCGACGAGTTCCTCGCCCTCGACGCGCGCTTCCACCAGGCTCTCTCCGAAGCGTCGGGCAATGCGGTGATCTCGGCGATGATGGCGGGGCTGCGCAGTTCGATCGAGGCGTACACGCGCGCGGGGGCGGCCCGCCTCGACGCGTGGCCGGTCGTGGCGGATCGGCTGCGATCGGAGCACCGGCACATCGTCGCGGCGATGTCGGCGGGCGACGTTGCGGCGGCTCGCGAGGCCGTCCGGGCGCACATCACCGACTACTACACCGAAGTGGCGCGGGCGCTGAGTCCGGCCGACGCGGCGGAACCGGCTGTCGCCGACGCTGCTCGCGCCGCGCTGCGGTCCGTCCCGTCCGCGTGA
- a CDS encoding siderophore-interacting protein gives MSDRPARPPRPQHVLHVVGTERLTPHLVRVRARGRDLSAFRESPHTDKYVKITFAKPELGLEPPYDLAALRETLAPEDLPVTRTYTVRAVEGNELIIDFVVHGDEGLAGPWAARAQPGDRLVVSSPGGGYAPDSSADWHLFIGDESAIPAIAAALETLSPDAVGAAFLEVQAADEQLALTAPAGVAITWVHRGGATAGATNALSDAVASWHPLLGRGHVFAHGEREAMKRMRDLVFAQWGLGREQVSLSGYWAYGRTEDRFQAEKREPIGQIV, from the coding sequence ATGAGCGATCGACCCGCGCGCCCGCCGCGCCCCCAGCACGTCCTCCACGTCGTGGGGACCGAGCGACTCACCCCGCACCTCGTTCGGGTGCGCGCACGGGGGCGCGACCTGTCGGCGTTCCGCGAGAGCCCGCACACCGACAAGTACGTCAAGATCACCTTCGCCAAGCCCGAGCTCGGCCTCGAGCCGCCGTACGACCTCGCGGCACTGCGCGAGACCCTGGCGCCCGAGGATCTGCCCGTGACCCGCACGTACACCGTGCGCGCGGTCGAGGGGAACGAGCTCATCATCGACTTCGTCGTGCACGGCGACGAGGGGCTTGCGGGACCGTGGGCTGCGCGCGCGCAGCCGGGGGACCGTCTCGTGGTCTCGTCGCCGGGCGGAGGCTACGCGCCCGACTCGTCGGCGGATTGGCACCTGTTCATCGGCGACGAGTCGGCGATCCCCGCGATCGCCGCGGCTCTCGAGACGCTGTCGCCGGATGCCGTGGGCGCCGCCTTCCTCGAGGTGCAGGCCGCGGACGAGCAGCTCGCGCTGACGGCTCCCGCCGGGGTCGCGATCACGTGGGTCCACCGTGGCGGGGCGACGGCGGGCGCGACGAACGCGCTGTCGGATGCCGTGGCGTCATGGCATCCGCTTCTCGGACGAGGACACGTGTTCGCTCACGGGGAGCGCGAGGCGATGAAGCGGATGCGCGATCTCGTCTTCGCGCAGTGGGGACTCGGGCGCGAGCAGGTGTCGCTGTCGGGATATTGGGCGTACGGGCGCACCGAGGACCGGTTCCAGGCGGAGAAGCGCGAGCCGATCGGTCAGATCGTCTGA
- a CDS encoding HAD-IIB family hydrolase, which yields MSDASPRLVAFDLDDTLAPSKSAIDPRIGDLLLALADKVEVAIISGGQLQQFRSQVVERLPQASPELLAHFHLMPTCGTQYYLLTPAGIETVYAHSLTDDEKQRALTAVREEAERLGLWEAEPWGDILEDRGSQITFSALGQSAPLEAKMAWDPTGEKKNSLREAVASRIPDLEVRSGGSTSVDITHRGIDKAYGMNKLVEATGIPLDDMLFVGDRLDPDGNDYPVLAMGVECQAVHGWEDTAAFLEKLIPTLPARTAE from the coding sequence GTGTCCGACGCCTCGCCCCGCCTCGTCGCCTTCGACCTCGACGACACCCTCGCCCCTTCGAAGTCGGCGATCGATCCGCGCATCGGCGACCTGCTGCTCGCTCTCGCCGACAAGGTCGAAGTGGCGATCATCTCGGGTGGACAGCTCCAGCAGTTCCGCAGCCAGGTGGTCGAGCGTCTGCCCCAGGCCTCCCCCGAGTTGCTCGCGCACTTCCACCTGATGCCCACCTGCGGCACCCAGTACTACCTCCTCACGCCCGCCGGCATCGAGACCGTGTACGCCCACTCGCTCACCGACGACGAGAAGCAGCGCGCCCTCACCGCCGTTCGCGAAGAGGCGGAGCGCCTCGGCCTCTGGGAGGCGGAGCCGTGGGGTGACATCCTCGAGGACCGTGGCTCGCAGATCACGTTCTCGGCCCTCGGGCAGTCGGCGCCCCTCGAGGCGAAGATGGCCTGGGACCCCACCGGCGAGAAGAAGAACAGCCTGCGCGAGGCCGTCGCCTCCCGTATACCCGACCTCGAGGTCCGCTCCGGCGGCTCCACCTCGGTCGACATCACCCACCGCGGCATCGACAAGGCCTACGGCATGAACAAGCTCGTCGAGGCGACCGGAATCCCCCTCGACGACATGCTCTTCGTCGGCGACCGCCTCGACCCCGACGGCAACGACTACCCCGTCCTCGCGATGGGCGTCGAGTGCCAGGCCGTGCACGGGTGGGAAGACACCGCCGCGTTCCTCGAGAAGCTCATCCCGACGCTGCCCGCTCGAACCGCGGAGTGA
- a CDS encoding metallophosphoesterase has translation MTRPLVTAALAPLGVAGAAAVGAAVWGMGIERYLFTVRYHALRVLPKGAEPIRVLHVSDAHMAPWQHRKQEWMARLAELSPDLVVNTGDNLGHRDGLTGIRTAFAPLRGIPGLVVHGSNDFQEPAPRNPLRYFLGPSGHQPAHKHLDVAALDRFFTDDLGWHILDDTAVSLEINGLRVTAFGVNDAHRRWDHPELIPPVLERLDAADLTLGVMHAPYRRTLDTFTDLGADVLLAGHTHGGQVRVPFRREALVSNCDIPLDQARGLSEWTHEARTVPLNVSAGLGHSIYAPVRFACRPEASLLTLLPR, from the coding sequence ATGACGCGTCCTCTCGTGACGGCCGCCCTCGCACCCCTCGGGGTCGCGGGGGCGGCCGCTGTCGGGGCCGCCGTGTGGGGCATGGGCATCGAGCGCTACCTCTTCACCGTGCGCTATCACGCCCTGCGCGTCCTGCCCAAGGGAGCTGAACCGATCCGGGTCCTGCACGTCTCCGACGCCCACATGGCCCCCTGGCAGCACCGCAAGCAGGAGTGGATGGCCCGTCTCGCCGAGCTGTCGCCCGACCTCGTCGTGAACACGGGCGACAACCTGGGCCACCGCGACGGCCTCACCGGGATCCGAACGGCGTTCGCGCCCTTGCGTGGCATCCCGGGCCTCGTCGTGCACGGGTCGAACGACTTCCAAGAGCCGGCTCCGCGCAATCCCCTCCGATACTTCCTCGGGCCCTCCGGGCACCAGCCGGCTCACAAGCACCTCGACGTCGCCGCCCTCGACCGGTTCTTCACGGACGATCTGGGATGGCACATCCTGGATGACACGGCCGTCTCGCTCGAGATCAACGGCCTCCGCGTGACGGCCTTCGGTGTGAATGACGCCCACCGCAGGTGGGACCACCCCGAGCTCATCCCTCCCGTTCTGGAGCGCTTAGATGCCGCTGACCTCACGCTCGGCGTCATGCATGCGCCCTACCGGCGGACGCTCGACACCTTCACCGATCTCGGCGCGGACGTGCTCCTGGCGGGGCATACCCACGGCGGGCAGGTGCGCGTGCCGTTCCGCCGCGAGGCGCTGGTGTCGAACTGCGACATCCCCCTCGACCAGGCGCGCGGTCTCAGCGAATGGACCCACGAGGCGCGTACCGTGCCGCTGAACGTCAGCGCGGGGCTGGGCCATTCGATCTATGCCCCCGTGCGATTCGCGTGCCGGCCCGAGGCGTCGCTGCTCACGCTGCTGCCTCGCTGA
- a CDS encoding transglycosylase domain-containing protein, with protein sequence MPENKRTASGALGGIVGLVGLSAVAGLLVTAAVTPAIAVSGAAASSAITVFDNMPSYLKPDELMQPTTLMAGDRVLAKFYDQNRSPVTFDQVNPVMYDAILSSEDPRYYQHGGVDLIGTTRALLSNASGGETQGGSSISQQYVKNVLVQRCERDAKAVEATDTTPAMTRDEALQKCALEAVQSDGAAGYQRKLQEMRYAIQLEKEYTKDQILLGYLNIANFGGTTYGIDAAARYYFNTPAANLSVGQAAVLAGMVQNPNRFRIDRPEGSISDGETAYNKAPDGSIDDVDQSTIQALYTLRDNGEITQEQLVNAADGYSETKGRQLYVLSRMEVDGKITHEQYVAAAIEPISPQITPTDQGCSSSAAPYFCQYVVSTILNSPAFGTETDDRVRALRQDGLTIQTTLDWNVQDAAQKTMSDNAPASMDQLKFGATAVSLEAKTGRLLAIAQNTKFTQDPSLAESDPSYNSIVFAGDSTNGGSIGFSAGSTFKLFTLVDWLEKGHSLNETLNGRLRPVPNMTNSCAGNWVNQGNYTINNFGNSGGYVGTPMMFTRDSLNTGYLAMAAELDLCDIAKVVKKMGVTTGDGKEITMANANEVIGSDNISPIAMAGAFATVANGGSRCPAKVIDKVTAADGSDRPIPDLQCETALTPEIAATAAYALQGVMTGNGTGAAANPGDGTPVLGKTGTHEAHETWMIESSTNATTAVWVGNWDGGTTTLFGKYANRIQLSDLRYRLARDVQRAADDIYGGDRFPDPASNLLRTQQRDLPNVVGQSIDAATSTLQNAGFRVTVGDPVDSPSGPDTVAAQNPGGGSAPAGSQITLSPGNGQGATVPNVGGQTVPAAQAALNAAGFTNVSIGACQADGTAPNEGRVTATSPAADTATNKSTAIALSIVAKKC encoded by the coding sequence ATGCCCGAGAACAAACGAACGGCTAGCGGCGCCCTCGGCGGCATCGTCGGCCTCGTCGGCCTGAGCGCGGTCGCCGGACTCCTGGTCACCGCTGCCGTGACGCCGGCCATCGCCGTCTCCGGTGCCGCTGCCTCCAGCGCGATCACCGTCTTCGACAACATGCCCAGCTACCTGAAGCCCGACGAGCTCATGCAGCCGACCACGCTGATGGCCGGCGACCGGGTGCTGGCGAAGTTCTACGACCAGAACCGCTCCCCCGTCACCTTCGACCAGGTCAACCCGGTCATGTACGACGCGATCCTCTCGTCGGAAGACCCGCGCTACTACCAGCACGGCGGCGTCGACCTCATCGGAACGACCCGCGCCCTGCTCAGCAACGCCTCCGGCGGCGAGACCCAGGGCGGCTCGTCGATCAGCCAGCAGTACGTCAAGAACGTGCTCGTGCAGCGCTGCGAGCGCGACGCCAAGGCCGTCGAGGCGACCGACACCACGCCCGCGATGACGCGCGACGAGGCCCTGCAGAAGTGCGCCCTCGAAGCCGTGCAGTCCGACGGCGCCGCCGGCTACCAGCGCAAGCTGCAGGAGATGCGGTACGCGATCCAGCTCGAGAAGGAGTACACGAAGGACCAGATCCTTCTCGGCTACCTGAACATCGCCAACTTCGGCGGCACCACCTACGGCATCGACGCCGCGGCGCGCTATTACTTCAACACCCCGGCCGCCAACCTGAGCGTCGGCCAGGCGGCGGTTCTCGCGGGCATGGTGCAGAACCCCAACCGCTTCCGCATCGACCGCCCCGAGGGCTCGATCAGTGATGGCGAGACCGCTTACAACAAGGCTCCCGACGGCTCGATCGACGACGTCGACCAGAGCACGATCCAGGCGCTCTATACGCTGCGCGACAACGGCGAGATCACGCAGGAGCAGCTGGTCAACGCCGCCGACGGGTACAGCGAGACCAAGGGCCGTCAGCTCTACGTGCTCAGCCGTATGGAGGTGGACGGCAAGATCACGCACGAGCAGTACGTCGCCGCGGCGATCGAGCCGATCTCGCCGCAGATCACCCCGACCGATCAGGGCTGCTCTTCTTCGGCGGCGCCGTACTTCTGCCAGTACGTCGTGTCGACGATCCTCAACTCCCCCGCCTTCGGCACGGAGACCGACGACCGCGTCCGCGCGCTGCGCCAGGACGGTCTGACCATCCAGACCACGCTGGATTGGAACGTCCAGGATGCGGCCCAGAAGACGATGAGCGACAACGCACCGGCGTCGATGGACCAGCTGAAGTTCGGGGCGACCGCCGTCAGCCTCGAGGCGAAGACCGGACGCCTCCTCGCCATCGCGCAGAACACGAAGTTCACGCAGGACCCGAGCCTGGCTGAGTCGGACCCCTCGTACAACTCGATCGTCTTCGCGGGCGATTCGACGAACGGCGGCTCGATCGGCTTCAGCGCGGGATCGACCTTCAAACTGTTCACCCTCGTCGATTGGCTCGAGAAGGGCCATTCCTTGAACGAGACGCTCAACGGGCGTCTGCGCCCCGTGCCGAACATGACGAACTCGTGCGCCGGCAACTGGGTCAACCAGGGCAACTACACCATCAACAACTTCGGCAACAGCGGCGGGTACGTCGGCACACCGATGATGTTCACACGCGACTCGCTCAACACCGGTTACCTCGCCATGGCGGCCGAACTCGACCTGTGCGACATCGCCAAGGTCGTGAAGAAGATGGGCGTCACCACCGGTGACGGCAAAGAGATCACCATGGCGAACGCGAACGAGGTCATCGGTAGCGACAACATCTCGCCGATCGCGATGGCCGGCGCCTTCGCGACCGTGGCCAACGGTGGCAGCCGCTGCCCGGCCAAGGTCATCGACAAGGTGACCGCGGCGGACGGCTCGGATCGCCCCATTCCTGACCTGCAGTGCGAGACGGCTCTCACCCCGGAGATCGCTGCGACCGCCGCATACGCTCTGCAGGGCGTCATGACGGGCAACGGCACCGGTGCGGCTGCCAACCCCGGCGACGGCACCCCGGTGCTCGGCAAGACCGGTACCCACGAGGCGCACGAGACCTGGATGATCGAATCGTCCACGAACGCCACCACCGCGGTGTGGGTCGGCAACTGGGACGGTGGAACGACCACTCTGTTCGGCAAGTACGCGAACCGCATCCAACTGAGCGACCTGCGCTACCGACTTGCTCGCGACGTGCAGCGCGCAGCGGACGACATCTACGGCGGAGACCGGTTCCCCGACCCGGCGTCGAATTTGCTGCGCACGCAGCAGCGCGACCTTCCCAACGTCGTCGGGCAGAGCATTGACGCGGCGACCTCGACCCTCCAGAATGCGGGCTTCCGCGTGACTGTCGGCGACCCCGTCGACTCCCCGTCGGGTCCCGACACCGTCGCCGCCCAGAACCCCGGTGGGGGCTCTGCTCCCGCGGGCTCGCAGATCACCCTGAGCCCCGGCAACGGGCAGGGTGCGACGGTGCCGAACGTGGGCGGGCAGACCGTTCCCGCAGCCCAGGCGGCGTTGAACGCGGCCGGATTCACCAACGTGTCGATCGGCGCCTGCCAGGCCGATGGCACGGCCCCGAATGAGGGCCGTGTGACGGCGACGAGCCCCGCCGCCGACACCGCGACGAACAAGAGCACCGCGATCGCCCTATCCATCGTCGCGAAGAAGTGCTGA
- a CDS encoding RidA family protein has product MSVSERLAALGVDVPAVVPPVASYIPATRHGDLVYTSGQLPMVQGALPATGKVGESGGLIAPADAKGYARQCALNAIAAAAALVGGVDNLTGVLKLTGFVASVPEFTGQPGVINGASEFLGEVFGEAGAHARSAVGVPVLPLDSPVEVEVIFTVA; this is encoded by the coding sequence GTGAGCGTCTCCGAGCGCCTCGCCGCCCTGGGCGTCGACGTCCCGGCGGTCGTCCCGCCCGTCGCCTCGTACATTCCCGCCACGCGTCACGGTGACCTCGTGTACACCTCGGGTCAGCTGCCCATGGTCCAGGGGGCCCTGCCCGCGACCGGAAAGGTCGGCGAGTCCGGCGGACTCATCGCCCCCGCCGACGCGAAGGGCTACGCGCGCCAGTGCGCCCTGAACGCGATCGCCGCGGCTGCGGCTCTCGTCGGCGGCGTCGACAACCTCACCGGCGTGCTCAAGCTCACCGGCTTCGTGGCATCCGTCCCCGAATTCACCGGGCAGCCCGGCGTCATCAACGGCGCGAGCGAGTTTCTCGGCGAGGTGTTCGGCGAGGCCGGCGCACACGCGCGCTCCGCGGTCGGTGTGCCCGTCCTTCCCCTCGACAGCCCCGTCGAGGTCGAGGTGATCTTCACGGTCGCCTGA